A region from the Aegilops tauschii subsp. strangulata cultivar AL8/78 chromosome 5, Aet v6.0, whole genome shotgun sequence genome encodes:
- the LOC141020592 gene encoding wall-associated receptor kinase 5-like: protein MAPQGSISVAAAALVLLLALALQISVSSLSAAAVVVPPPPPDNCTRSCGKVAVPYPFGIGPGCYWPGFNLTCVDNTLLIGDGTLRVDHIWAHNSTVRVLRGGDIKVEEEANGTGAFGGGLRDDGPFTLSAYTNELVVTGCNVVATLVEQHTNLTRSGCASICTNSADSMQYPISHKACSFGKGCCQEEIISPFERMNFDARLKWFGQNRTVDEMWKTTRVFVAEKGWYDKQRLVLEEATEVPVQLDWVVEVAGEPAGRRPVPGDDCPSYVNRDVCKSRNSNCMPGRERGYSCSCYTGHDGNPYVAGDGGCNDVDECKRPEEYGCFGECTNLPGTFRCWCPRGTHGNHTVPGGCIKSATVSGVTIGIGVASGVGAILLILIVFAFTQKLKHQRKQMLKKKFFEQNRGRLLQQLVSQRADIAERMIISLEELEKATNNFDKTRELGGGGHGTVYKGILSDLHVVAIKKPKMVIQKEIDEFINEVAILSQINHRNVVKLYGCCLETEVPMLVYEFISNGTLYSHLHTHEAKSLSWDDRLRIASETAKSLAYLHMTVSMPIIHRDIKSANILLDDTLAAKVADFGASRYVPVDKTGVTTVVQGTRGYLDPMYLSTGRLTEKSDVYSFGVMLLELLTTKKPFSYLSSEGDSLVGHFTTLFAEGNLPQILDPQVMDGGGQEVEEVAKLALACLKLTAEGRPTMRHVELTLECIQASRRNVSDSGLAEISEEDGTAMSGPIPASFSNIKESSRQYSMEEEFLLSSRYPR from the exons ATGGCGCCGCAAGGTAGCATCTCGGTAGCAGCTGCAGCGCTGGTCCTGTTACTAGCGTTGGCGTTGCAGATCTCGGTCTCGTCACTGTCAGCAGCGGCTGTGGTggttcctcctccgccgccggacaACTGCACCCGCAGCTGTGGCAAGGTGGCCGTGCCCTACCCCTTCGGCATCGGTCCCGGCTGCTACTGGCCGGGCTTCAACCTCACCTGCGTCGACAACACGCTACTGATCGGCGACGGCACCCTCCGCGTCGACCACATCTGGGCACACAATTCCACGGTGCGCGTCCTACGCGGCGGCGACATCAAAGTGGAGGAGGAGGCCAACGGCACCGGCGCCTTCGGCGGCGGGCTCAGGGACGACGGGCCCTTCACACTGTCCGCCTACACCAACGAGCTCGTGGTGACCGGCTGCAACGTGGTGGCGACGCTGGTGGAGCAGCACACGAACCTGACCCGGAGCGGCTGCGCCTCCATCTGCACTAACTCCGCGGACAGCATGCAGTATCCCATCAGCCACAAGGCGTGCAGCTTCGGCAAGGGCTGCTGCCAGGAGGAGATAATCTCGCCCTTCGAGCGCATGAACTTCGACGCGCGGCTCAAATGGTTCGGGCAGAACCGCACGGTGGACGAGATGTGGAAGACGACGCGCGTGTTTGTGGCGGAGAAGGGGTGGTACGATAAGCAGCGGCTGGTCCTGGAAGAAGCGACGGAGGTTCCGGTTCAACTGGACTGGGTGGTCGAGGTTGCCGGGGAGCCGGCGGGTCGTCGCCCCGTTCCCGGTGATGACTGCCCCTCGTATGTCAACCGCGACGTCTGCAAGAGCAGGAACAGCAACTGCATGCCGGGACGAGAGAGAGGCTACTCTTGCTCCTGTTACACAGGTCACGACGGCAACCCCTACGTCGCCGGCGACGGTGGATGCAACG ATGTGGACGAGTGCAAGCGGCCAGAAGAATACGGCTGTTTCGGCGAGTGCACCAACCTGCCGGGAACGTTCCGCTGCTGGTGCCCTCGGGGAACTCATGGCAACCACACTGTACCAGGTGGTTGCATCAAGTCCGCCACAG TTTCAGGTGTTACCATCGGAATAGGAGTTGCTAGTGGCGTAGGAGCTATTCTTTTGATCCTCATTGTATTCGCCTTCACACAAAAGCTTAAGCACCAAAGAAAACAAATGTTGAAGAAGAAGTTCTTTGAGCAGAATCGTGGGCGACTATTGCAACAATTGGTATCTCAAAGAGCTGATATTGCAGAAAGAATGATTATATCCTTGGAGGAGCTAGAGAAGGCAACAAACAATTTTGACAAAACTCGCGAGCTTGGTGGTGGTGGACATGGTACCGTCTACAAAGGGATTTTATCAGACCTCCATGTTGTAGCTATCAAGAAACCAAAGATGGTGATTCAGAAGGAGATTGACGAGTTCATCAATGAGGTTGCTATCCTATCACAAATAAACCATAGAAATGTTGTAAAACTTTATGGTTGCTGCCTTGAAACAGAAGTACCAATGTTGGTCTATGAGTTCATATCCAATGGAACTCTTTACAGTCATTTGCACACACATGAAGCAAAATCATTGTCATGGGATGATAGGTTGCGAATAGCATCTGAGACAGCCAAGTCACTAGCCTATCTACACATGACAGTATCAATGCCTATTATACATCGAGATATCAAGTCTGCTAACATACTTCTGGATGATACTCTAGCAGCAAAGGTAGCAGATTTTGGAGCATCAAGATATGTTCCGGTGGATAAAACAGGTGTAACAACCGTAGTACAAGGCACAAGAGGATATTTGGACCCTATGTATCTTAGCACAGGGAGGCTCACAGAGAAAAGTGATGTTTACAGCTTTGGTGTCATGCTTCTAGAGTTGTTAACTACAAAGAAGCCATTCTCATATTTGTCTTCTGAAGGAGATAGCCTTGTTGGACATTTTACCACCTTGTTTGCAGAAGGCAATTTGCCACAGATACTAGATCCTCAAGTCATGGATGGAGGAGGCcaagaagtagaagaagtagcTAAGCTTGCGTTAGCATGCCTAAAATTAACAGCAGAGGGTCGTCCAACAATGAGACATGTGGAATTGACACTGGAATGTATTCAAGCATCCAGGAGGAATGTTTCAGATAGTGGGTTGGCTGAGATATCTGAGGAGGATGGTACTGCAATGAGTGGCCCAATTCCAGCAAGTTTTTCAAATATAAAAGAATCAAGCAGACAATATAGCATGGAAGAAGAGTTCTTGCTATCCTCAAGATATCCTCGGTAG